The proteins below come from a single Poecilia reticulata strain Guanapo linkage group LG5, Guppy_female_1.0+MT, whole genome shotgun sequence genomic window:
- the LOC103464762 gene encoding guanylin-like: MKTTFAAVALLVLALGLTSEAVQVEENGLIFSLEAVKRLQELSESRAMSGQLNPRFRSSPISLCAEPMLPQELLPICKQTGGSSSLVRLAAVPMDVCEICAFAACTGC; the protein is encoded by the exons ATGAAGACCACCTTTGCTGCAGTTGCTCTCCTTGTTCTGGCTCTCGGCTTGACCTCTGAGGCCGTGCAGGTTGAA GAAAATGGATTGATTTTCTCTCTGGAGGCCGTAAAAAGGCTGCAGGAGCTATCGGAGAGCAGAGCCATGAGCGGCCAACTGAACCCGAGGTTCAGGTCAAGCCCCATTTCGCTCTGTGCCGAGCCCATGCTGCCCCAGGAGCTGCTGCCCATCTGCAAGCAGACAGGAGGATCTTCATCTCTGGTCAGACTAG CTGCGGTTCCCATGGACGTCTGTGAGATCTGTGCGTTTGCTGCCTGCACTGGTTGCTAA